The following proteins come from a genomic window of bacterium:
- a CDS encoding glycosyltransferase gives MPDRKKIVFTIPNMEGGGAERTVSNLLKYLDRSKYRFFLVLYEKKIKYDIPVDVKVFSLNVSPSGNFFVKIYNYAIRIIKLAAVFRDIKPDTIMSFLTDVNISAILARFLSFSKSRLILSERNSVKAVYSAGYQRTKRFLVRLLYRYADGIVTVSEDISGELMGYGIDKGKITVIHNMVDCRDIAVLSKEEVTETDIFNRSLPVIVTAGSLTRQKNYSLLLDAFKLVLDSIDAKLIILGEGPLLGELKEQAKTLCVEDDVVFAGFQKNPFKYISKSDVFVVTSLWEGFPNVILEAFACGTPVICVDCGNICRGLIKDEINGFIVSGHDDKLLAASIIRLLENSVLLKEFAGGAVVAAGEYDIKKGTSRYEKVIFEK, from the coding sequence ATGCCTGACAGGAAGAAAATTGTATTTACCATTCCTAATATGGAAGGGGGGGGCGCGGAGAGGACGGTCTCTAACCTGTTGAAGTATTTAGACAGGTCTAAATACAGGTTTTTCCTTGTGCTATATGAAAAAAAGATTAAATACGATATTCCGGTGGATGTGAAGGTTTTTTCCCTTAATGTATCTCCTTCCGGAAATTTCTTTGTGAAAATATATAATTATGCGATTCGTATCATCAAACTTGCGGCGGTGTTCAGGGATATCAAGCCCGATACTATTATGAGTTTTCTGACGGATGTCAACATATCGGCGATACTGGCCCGCTTTCTTTCGTTTTCAAAAAGCAGGCTGATACTCTCCGAGAGAAACTCTGTTAAAGCCGTTTATAGCGCCGGATATCAGAGAACAAAGAGATTTCTGGTAAGGTTGCTGTACAGGTATGCGGATGGGATAGTAACTGTTTCCGAAGACATATCCGGGGAACTTATGGGCTACGGGATAGATAAAGGTAAAATAACAGTTATCCACAATATGGTTGATTGCAGGGATATCGCTGTTTTATCCAAAGAGGAAGTAACCGAAACAGATATATTTAATAGGAGCTTGCCGGTAATTGTTACGGCGGGTTCACTAACGAGGCAGAAGAACTATAGTTTGCTTCTGGATGCATTTAAGCTTGTTTTGGATAGCATAGACGCAAAACTTATTATTCTGGGCGAGGGGCCTCTTCTTGGCGAACTTAAGGAACAGGCAAAAACGCTTTGCGTTGAAGATGATGTTGTTTTTGCGGGGTTTCAAAAAAATCCTTTTAAGTATATTTCAAAGAGCGATGTTTTTGTGGTGACTTCACTGTGGGAAGGGTTCCCTAATGTCATACTCGAGGCTTTTGCGTGCGGGACTCCCGTAATATGTGTTGATTGCGGGAACATATGCAGAGGACTTATAAAAGACGAAATAAACGGTTTTATTGTTTCCGGGCATGATGATAAATTATTGGCGGCATCCATTATAAGGTTATTGGAAAACAGTGTTTTATTGAAGGAATTCGCAGGCGGCGCTGTCGTGGCGGCAGGCGAGTATGATATTAAAAAAGGAACATCCCGGTACGAGAAGGTGATTTTTGAAAAATGA
- a CDS encoding O-antigen ligase family protein, giving the protein MKNELMKQFNISETLVSKVYFYGVIALISVLLGILIAVDYHIFILLVLIGLAAIFLFYFDSEYSYVIFFIALIWVPTWVNSYSLFGVRFGILTVNYPLVFLFVFFIRDIIDIYTKKTSPEMNYIDGLIIILFLWTLFSLSKSISPEGKRSFYLFGFPLLYFLFVKYCPLDKKGFILWMKNIVFFSLPMALYLVFEMITEINIFFPPQERYKYFSYMYKDSSGYQPGGSFLGPNEAGLFLSMAAAMALYFYNTCAARLKKWWILTIVILSSGVAITLSRSAWLSLLSVYIMNVFFNEKNRIKSFYYIFTFFICFAIGFQFFDLPRTASERLFDGDTINARIEVFHDALNQIKDNWLCGIGYDNFRFRHFWMVKGPTHNVFTSLLAELGIIGLIPFAVILTVVFHRWKLYSDIDGIDKSILTMFISIFVAYVVTGMAHSVNLAYHSSSLFWIFAAVYLNNRKTLIIDDNENTFNK; this is encoded by the coding sequence TTGAAAAATGAACTGATGAAACAGTTTAATATCAGTGAAACGCTGGTAAGTAAAGTCTATTTTTACGGCGTTATTGCTTTGATATCCGTGTTGCTGGGTATTTTGATTGCGGTTGACTATCATATCTTCATTCTGCTGGTTTTAATCGGTTTGGCCGCAATTTTTCTGTTTTATTTCGACTCGGAATATTCCTATGTTATTTTTTTTATCGCGCTTATCTGGGTGCCGACATGGGTAAATTCGTATTCTTTATTCGGGGTAAGGTTCGGCATACTTACCGTGAATTATCCGCTGGTTTTTCTCTTTGTTTTTTTTATAAGGGATATTATTGATATTTATACCAAGAAAACCTCTCCGGAGATGAACTATATTGACGGGCTTATTATTATACTGTTTTTATGGACATTGTTTTCGCTTTCCAAATCCATATCACCCGAAGGAAAAAGAAGTTTTTATCTTTTTGGCTTCCCGCTGCTTTATTTTTTATTTGTAAAATATTGCCCCCTGGATAAGAAAGGGTTCATTTTGTGGATGAAAAACATAGTCTTCTTTTCCCTGCCTATGGCGCTTTACCTTGTTTTTGAGATGATAACAGAGATAAACATCTTCTTCCCGCCGCAGGAAAGGTATAAATATTTCAGTTATATGTATAAGGATTCCAGCGGATATCAGCCCGGGGGAAGTTTTCTAGGTCCCAATGAAGCCGGCCTTTTCCTGTCGATGGCGGCGGCTATGGCTCTTTATTTTTATAATACCTGCGCTGCAAGACTGAAGAAGTGGTGGATACTGACAATAGTAATTTTAAGTTCCGGTGTGGCAATAACCTTATCGAGAAGCGCATGGCTGTCATTGTTGAGCGTTTATATAATGAACGTTTTTTTCAACGAGAAGAACAGGATTAAGTCATTTTATTATATTTTTACTTTTTTCATATGTTTTGCCATCGGGTTCCAGTTTTTTGACCTGCCGCGGACAGCCTCCGAAAGATTGTTTGACGGCGATACGATTAATGCCAGGATTGAGGTCTTTCACGACGCATTGAATCAGATCAAGGATAACTGGTTGTGCGGCATCGGGTACGATAATTTCCGTTTCAGGCATTTCTGGATGGTAAAAGGCCCCACTCATAATGTATTTACATCTCTGCTTGCCGAACTCGGTATAATCGGGTTGATTCCTTTTGCCGTTATCTTGACAGTTGTTTTCCACCGCTGGAAACTGTATTCGGATATTGACGGTATTGATAAAAGTATCTTAACCATGTTTATCAGCATTTTTGTCGCGTATGTTGTCACGGGTATGGCGCACAGCGTGAATCTTGCATACCATTCGAGTTCATTATTCTGGATTTTTGCCGCGGTTTATTTGAATAACAGAAAAACACTAATAATTGATGATAACGAGAATACTTTTAATAAATAA